One window from the genome of [Mycobacterium] stephanolepidis encodes:
- the rfbB gene encoding dTDP-glucose 4,6-dehydratase, translating into MRILVTGGAGFIGANFVHATVRERPDVSVTVLDALTYAGTRESLGPVAASVELVQGDICDTETVDRLVSAHDVVVHFAAETHNDNSLADPSPFLHSNIIGTYTLLEAVRRHDVRLHHISTDEVFGDLELDDPNRFTDTTPYNPSSPYSATKASADLLVRAWMRSFGVRATISNCSNNYGPYQHVEKFIPRQITNILTGRRPRLYGAGANVRDWIHVDDHNSAVWRIIEDGAIGRTYLIGADGERDNLSVLRTILELMGKSPDDFDHVTDRAGHDLRYAIDPTPLRDELGWKPKHLDFTSGLTETISWYQDNEDWWRPIKDGVEARYAKQGQ; encoded by the coding sequence ATGCGAATCTTGGTGACCGGCGGCGCCGGTTTCATCGGAGCCAACTTCGTACATGCGACCGTCCGTGAGCGTCCCGACGTCTCGGTGACCGTTCTCGACGCTCTGACCTACGCCGGTACCCGTGAGTCGTTGGGCCCGGTCGCTGCGTCTGTCGAGCTGGTGCAGGGCGACATCTGCGACACCGAGACGGTGGATCGGCTGGTCTCTGCCCACGATGTGGTGGTGCATTTCGCCGCAGAAACGCATAACGACAACTCGCTCGCGGACCCGTCACCGTTCTTGCACAGCAACATCATTGGCACCTACACATTGCTGGAAGCAGTGCGCCGCCATGATGTGCGGCTGCACCACATCTCCACCGACGAAGTGTTCGGCGATCTCGAGCTCGATGACCCGAATCGGTTCACCGACACCACCCCATACAACCCGTCGAGCCCGTACTCGGCGACCAAGGCCTCGGCGGATCTGTTGGTACGCGCCTGGATGAGATCGTTTGGAGTGCGCGCGACGATCTCCAACTGCTCCAACAACTACGGGCCATATCAGCATGTGGAGAAGTTCATTCCACGGCAGATCACCAACATCCTGACGGGCCGTCGTCCGCGCCTGTACGGGGCCGGGGCCAACGTCCGGGACTGGATTCACGTCGACGATCACAACAGTGCGGTATGGCGCATCATCGAGGACGGCGCCATCGGACGCACCTATCTCATCGGTGCCGACGGAGAACGAGACAACCTATCGGTGTTGCGCACCATTCTCGAACTCATGGGCAAGTCGCCGGACGACTTCGACCATGTCACCGACCGCGCGGGCCACGACCTGCGTTACGCCATTGACCCCACCCCGCTGCGGGATGAATTGGGCTGGAAGCCAAAACATCTCGACTTCACCAGCGGGCTGACCGAGACAATCTCGTGGTACCAGGACAACGAGGATTGGTGGCGTCCCATCAAGGATGGTGTGGAAGCCCGCTACGCGAAACAGGGGCAGTGA
- a CDS encoding dTDP-4-dehydrorhamnose 3,5-epimerase family protein: MQIRELSVPGAFEITPVQHHDSRGVFLELFKGAALAEAIGHPFDLQQANCSVSAAGSLRGIHFADVPPGQAKYVTCLTGSVYDVVVDIRVGSPTFGAWDAVLLDPRDRRAVYVPEGVGHGFLALEDASTVVYLCSAGYAPGREHGIDPLDPTVAIQWPTSRPDGTELSLVVSEKDSAAPSLLDARELGLLPIASEVQTFLADLSD; encoded by the coding sequence GTGCAGATTCGTGAGTTATCGGTGCCCGGCGCCTTCGAGATCACCCCGGTGCAGCATCACGACAGCCGTGGGGTGTTCCTCGAATTGTTCAAGGGCGCAGCGCTTGCCGAGGCCATCGGCCACCCGTTCGATCTGCAACAGGCCAACTGCTCGGTATCGGCGGCCGGGTCGCTGCGTGGGATCCACTTCGCCGACGTGCCACCCGGGCAAGCCAAGTACGTCACCTGTCTGACCGGTTCCGTATATGACGTCGTGGTCGATATCCGCGTTGGTTCACCGACATTCGGCGCGTGGGATGCGGTGCTGCTGGACCCCCGAGACCGCCGGGCGGTCTACGTGCCCGAGGGTGTCGGCCACGGTTTCCTCGCGCTCGAGGACGCCTCAACGGTGGTCTACCTGTGCTCCGCCGGGTATGCCCCCGGCCGCGAACATGGCATCGATCCGCTAGATCCCACTGTCGCGATCCAATGGCCGACCAGCAGGCCCGACGGCACCGAGCTTTCGCTAGTAGTTTCCGAAAAGGACAGTGCCGCACCATCATTACTCGATGCACGGGAGTTGGGTCTGCTTCCCATCGCATCCGAGGTGCAAACCTTCCTGGCGGATCTTTCCGACTGA
- the map gene encoding type I methionyl aminopeptidase — MGLFGRKKTVEQRTAGELDAMAAAGAIVGAALVAVRDAAKPGVSTLELDQVAESVIRDAGAVPSFLGYHGFPASICSSVNDQVVHGIPSATAVLADGDLVSIDCGAILDGWHGDSAWTFAVGTVIPVDEALSEATRLSMEAGIAAMIPGNRLTDVSHAIELGTRAAEKQFDRAFGIVDGYGGHGIGRSMHLDPFLPNEGAPGKGPLLAVGSVLAIEPMLTLGTTQTRVLADDWTVVTTDGSRAAHWEHTVAVTEDGPRILTLRP; from the coding sequence GTGGGTCTCTTCGGCCGCAAGAAGACGGTGGAGCAGCGCACCGCCGGGGAACTCGATGCCATGGCTGCCGCGGGCGCCATCGTGGGCGCCGCATTGGTCGCCGTGCGTGATGCCGCGAAGCCGGGCGTTTCGACGCTGGAGCTTGATCAGGTCGCCGAGTCGGTGATCCGGGATGCCGGCGCGGTGCCGTCATTCCTGGGCTACCACGGCTTCCCGGCCTCGATCTGCTCCTCGGTCAATGATCAGGTGGTCCACGGAATACCTTCGGCGACAGCGGTCTTGGCGGACGGTGACCTGGTCTCCATCGACTGTGGCGCGATCCTGGACGGCTGGCACGGGGATTCCGCATGGACCTTTGCGGTGGGCACGGTCATTCCCGTCGACGAGGCGCTGTCGGAAGCCACCCGCCTATCCATGGAGGCCGGCATCGCGGCGATGATTCCGGGAAACCGGCTGACCGATGTCTCCCACGCGATCGAGCTGGGCACCCGGGCGGCCGAGAAGCAGTTTGACCGGGCATTCGGAATCGTGGATGGCTATGGCGGCCACGGCATCGGTCGCTCGATGCACCTGGACCCGTTCCTGCCCAATGAGGGAGCCCCCGGCAAGGGGCCTCTTCTCGCGGTGGGGTCGGTGCTCGCCATTGAACCGATGCTCACGCTGGGCACCACTCAGACCCGGGTGCTGGCCGACGATTGGACCGTCGTCACCACCGACGGATCGCGGGCCGCGCACTGGGAGCACACGGTGGCCGTCACCGAGGACGGCCCCCGCATCCTGACACTGCGCCCCTAG
- a CDS encoding adenylate kinase — protein sequence MRVVLLGPPGAGKGTQAQLISEKFGIPQISTGDLFRSNISEGTELGIQAKQYLDAGDLVPSEVTNKMVEARLDEADAADGFILDGFPRTVDQADALAAMEEARGVKIDAVLEFRVPVEELVQRLLGRGRADDTEDIIRNRLNVYRAETAPLLEYYQNVLQTIDAVGTVDEVFARTSQALGR from the coding sequence GTGAGAGTGGTGTTACTCGGCCCGCCAGGGGCAGGCAAAGGTACGCAGGCGCAACTGATTTCGGAGAAGTTCGGCATTCCGCAGATCTCCACCGGCGACCTGTTCCGGTCGAACATCAGCGAAGGCACCGAGCTGGGAATCCAGGCCAAGCAATACCTGGACGCCGGTGACCTGGTGCCCAGTGAGGTCACCAACAAGATGGTCGAAGCGCGCCTCGACGAGGCCGACGCCGCCGACGGCTTCATTCTCGACGGGTTCCCGCGCACCGTGGACCAGGCTGATGCGCTGGCCGCGATGGAAGAGGCTCGCGGGGTCAAGATCGACGCCGTGCTGGAGTTCCGGGTGCCGGTGGAAGAGCTCGTGCAGCGGCTGCTGGGCCGCGGCCGCGCCGACGACACCGAGGACATCATCCGCAACCGACTCAACGTGTACCGCGCCGAGACCGCACCGCTGCTGGAGTACTACCAGAACGTGCTGCAGACCATCGATGCCGTCGGCACCGTGGACGAGGTGTTCGCGCGGACATCGCAGGCTCTGGGCCGGTAG